The following proteins are co-located in the Bosea sp. AS-1 genome:
- a CDS encoding aspartate/glutamate racemase family protein, translating to MSGTIYVINPNSTERVTKEIDVAVAPLRMAGAPAITCLTLTEGPPGIQSQRDADGLIPALLKRAAGLENEAAAFVIACFSDPGMHALREQSEKPVLGIAECGVLTALTLGQRFGIVAMLQNSIPRHLRYLGAMGMRDRFAGDLPVNLTIAEMADDDLTLGRMIAVGRTLRDTHHADVLVMGCAGMARFREPLERELGIPIVEPTQAAVTMALGRVRLGWGGRPLRGS from the coding sequence GTGAGCGGCACGATCTACGTCATCAATCCGAATTCGACCGAACGGGTGACGAAAGAGATCGACGTTGCCGTCGCGCCGCTGCGCATGGCCGGGGCGCCTGCCATCACATGCCTGACGCTGACCGAAGGGCCGCCCGGTATCCAGTCGCAGCGCGACGCCGACGGGCTGATCCCCGCCCTGCTAAAGCGGGCAGCCGGCCTTGAGAACGAGGCCGCCGCCTTCGTCATCGCCTGCTTCTCCGATCCGGGCATGCACGCGCTGCGCGAGCAGAGCGAAAAGCCTGTCCTCGGCATCGCCGAGTGCGGCGTGCTAACGGCGCTCACCCTCGGCCAGCGTTTCGGCATCGTCGCGATGCTGCAGAATTCGATCCCGCGTCACCTGCGTTATCTCGGCGCCATGGGCATGAGGGACCGCTTTGCCGGCGACCTGCCCGTGAATCTCACCATCGCAGAAATGGCCGACGACGACCTCACTCTCGGCCGCATGATCGCGGTCGGACGGACCTTGCGTGATACGCATCATGCCGACGTGCTGGTCATGGGCTGCGCCGGTATGGCCCGCTTCCGCGAACCGCTCGAGCGCGAACTCGGCATCCCGATCGTCGAGCCGACGCAAGCCGCGGTGACGATGGCTCTGGGCCGCGTCCGGCTGGGTTGGGGCGGGCGCCCCCTCCGCGGAAGCTGA
- a CDS encoding Zn-dependent hydrolase: protein MSIDQDRLWRRIEALSGITDPERPWTRRSFTPRFLEGREWLAAEFREAGLETEIDAAGNLIGRLIGADPSLKPILIGSHSDTVPSGGRYDGILGVLAALEVAQSFSERGDRLRHTLEVVDFLAEEPSEFGLSCIGSRGLSGALTEQHLALTRPDGMTLREGIAFVGGRPEELASVKRTAGNVAAYVEVHIEQGRVLENERIPIGIVTDIVGIRRERIIVSGRADHAGATPMPLRADALVGAAKLVETAYRRALATARDNQPLVATFGRIEVSPNAANAVPGEAVLTLEVRSGNETAVEAFGDALVRDLRPALEELHLTISVEPISHVAPTACAPAIRSAIAHAATSLGLATRDLPSGAGHDGVQIAHIGPVGMIFVPCLDGRSHAPEESITPEQAGDGARVLAETVRLLDTSLS from the coding sequence ATGTCGATCGATCAGGACAGGCTCTGGCGCCGTATCGAAGCGCTTTCCGGCATCACCGATCCGGAGCGTCCGTGGACACGACGCTCCTTCACCCCGCGCTTCCTCGAAGGGCGAGAGTGGCTCGCGGCGGAATTCCGTGAGGCCGGGCTGGAGACGGAAATCGACGCGGCCGGCAACCTGATCGGCCGGCTCATCGGCGCCGATCCGAGCCTGAAGCCGATCCTGATCGGCTCGCATTCCGACACGGTGCCTTCCGGTGGGCGCTATGATGGCATCCTCGGCGTGCTCGCCGCGCTCGAAGTCGCGCAGAGCTTCAGCGAGCGCGGTGACCGCCTGCGCCATACGCTGGAGGTCGTCGATTTCCTGGCAGAGGAGCCGAGCGAGTTCGGCCTCTCCTGCATCGGCAGCCGCGGTCTCTCTGGCGCGCTCACCGAACAGCATCTTGCTCTTACCCGCCCGGACGGCATGACGCTGCGCGAAGGCATCGCCTTTGTCGGCGGACGACCAGAGGAGCTGGCTTCGGTCAAGCGGACGGCGGGCAATGTCGCCGCCTATGTTGAAGTGCATATCGAACAAGGCCGCGTTCTCGAAAACGAGCGCATCCCGATCGGTATCGTCACCGATATCGTCGGCATCCGACGCGAGCGCATCATCGTCTCCGGCCGGGCCGACCACGCCGGCGCGACACCCATGCCGCTCAGGGCCGATGCGCTGGTCGGCGCCGCGAAGCTGGTCGAGACCGCCTATAGGCGGGCGCTCGCGACCGCACGCGACAACCAGCCGCTGGTTGCGACCTTCGGGCGCATCGAGGTCAGCCCCAATGCGGCCAATGCCGTGCCGGGCGAGGCCGTTCTGACGCTCGAAGTCCGGTCCGGCAACGAGACGGCGGTCGAGGCCTTCGGCGACGCCTTGGTCCGCGATCTGCGTCCCGCTCTGGAGGAACTGCACCTCACCATTTCAGTCGAACCGATCAGCCACGTGGCGCCGACGGCCTGTGCGCCGGCAATCCGCTCGGCCATCGCCCACGCTGCCACCTCGCTCGGGCTGGCTACGCGCGACCTGCCGAGCGGCGCCGGCCATGATGGTGTCCAGATTGCCCATATCGGCCCGGTCGGCATGATCTTCGTGCCCTGCCTCGACGGACGCAGCCATGCGCCTGAGGAATCGATCACGCCCGAGCAGGCCGGTGACGGAGCGCGCGTGCTGGCCGAGACAGTGCGCCTGCTCGACACGAGCCTGAGCTGA
- a CDS encoding flavin reductase family protein, producing the protein MDWAANDLAERDLYKLLINTVLPRPIALVTTVDAQGRANAAPFSFFNVFSHAPPLVVLGIEGRSGGAPLKDTMRNIRETGSFVVNLVDRAMVEAMQICAIDFPGEVDEIAAAGLDTAPSAAITAPRLAASPVQLECRETVSLSLGTRHRNLVIGEIVHLHIRDGIVDGRLHVDVDKLDLVGRLHGADWYVGLRDRFQVPRQTLAGWNERTQNIPEGEES; encoded by the coding sequence ATGGACTGGGCGGCGAACGATCTGGCGGAACGGGATCTCTACAAGCTCCTGATCAACACGGTGCTGCCGCGTCCGATCGCGCTCGTCACGACCGTCGATGCGCAGGGGCGCGCCAACGCCGCCCCCTTCAGCTTCTTCAATGTCTTCAGCCATGCACCGCCACTGGTCGTGCTCGGCATCGAGGGCCGCAGCGGCGGTGCACCGCTGAAGGACACGATGCGCAACATCCGCGAGACTGGCAGCTTCGTCGTCAACCTGGTCGACCGGGCCATGGTCGAGGCGATGCAGATCTGCGCCATCGACTTCCCAGGCGAGGTCGACGAAATCGCGGCGGCAGGCCTCGATACCGCGCCGAGCGCAGCGATCACCGCGCCCAGGCTCGCCGCCTCCCCTGTCCAGCTCGAATGCCGCGAGACGGTCTCGCTCTCCCTCGGCACACGACATCGCAACCTCGTCATCGGCGAGATCGTCCATCTCCACATCCGCGACGGCATTGTCGACGGGCGCCTGCATGTCGATGTCGACAAGCTCGACCTTGTCGGCCGGCTGCACGGAGCCGACTGGTATGTCGGCCTGCGCGACCGTTTCCAGGTTCCGCGCCAGACACTCGCAGGCTGGAACGAGCGGACGCAGAATATTCCCGAAGGAGAAGAGTCGTGA
- a CDS encoding SDR family oxidoreductase has translation MDLGLVGKRALVLGASRGLGAAIAQTLVAEGATVIAAARSSDATESWIASLPAEQRGRASAARVDLTDLASVDALAERLIAEGGVDILIGNSGGPPPGEARDAKRDDWLKHFEGMAANLFHLAQRLLPGMAERGFGRIVTIASSGIEQPIPRLALSNGIRAAVVGWSKTLASEVAGSGVTVNVVLPGRIHTERVDQLDDAAAARSGGTREAVAQASMATIPTGRYGKPQEFADVVTFLASERASYVTGAKIRIDGGLIRGI, from the coding sequence ATGGATCTGGGCCTTGTCGGAAAGCGCGCCCTGGTGCTCGGCGCAAGCCGAGGATTGGGCGCGGCGATCGCGCAGACGCTCGTGGCAGAGGGCGCGACGGTGATCGCCGCCGCGCGCAGCAGCGATGCGACGGAGAGCTGGATCGCCAGCCTGCCGGCCGAGCAACGCGGCCGCGCCAGCGCCGCCAGGGTCGACCTGACCGATCTCGCTTCGGTCGACGCCCTCGCCGAGAGGCTGATCGCGGAAGGCGGCGTCGACATCCTGATCGGCAACTCCGGCGGCCCGCCGCCGGGTGAAGCGCGCGACGCCAAGCGTGACGACTGGCTCAAGCATTTCGAGGGAATGGCCGCCAATCTCTTCCATCTGGCACAGCGCCTTCTGCCCGGCATGGCGGAACGCGGTTTTGGCCGCATCGTCACCATCGCCTCCTCGGGCATCGAGCAGCCGATTCCACGCCTCGCCCTCTCCAATGGCATCCGGGCTGCCGTCGTCGGCTGGTCGAAGACGCTGGCCTCGGAAGTCGCGGGCAGCGGCGTAACGGTCAACGTCGTTCTGCCGGGCCGCATCCACACCGAGCGCGTCGACCAACTCGACGACGCAGCGGCAGCGCGCAGCGGCGGTACGCGCGAAGCCGTCGCGCAGGCCTCGATGGCGACGATCCCCACTGGCCGTTACGGGAAGCCGCAGGAATTCGCCGATGTCGTGACTTTCCTCGCCAGCGAGCGGGCGAGCTATGTGACGGGCGCGAAGATCCGTATCGACGGCGGCCTGATCCGAGGCATTTGA
- a CDS encoding DUF917 family protein has protein sequence MRRFLTMKDVEAAVAGGSVFAAGGGGWADHGRMLGTAAVNTGRPELVTMDEIPDDAIIATAAAIGAPAGTTEWEMWGIDYVKAVQLLQEALGKPIYGLIIGQNGMSSTLNAWLPSAILGVKVVDAVGDIRAHPTGDMGSIGLANSPEATIQVAVGGNRSKNQYIELVTRGATAKISPILRTASDMSGGFIASCRNPVSAAYVRKNAALGGISMALALGERIIAAKPKGGGAVIDAICDETGGSIIARGTVARKDVRYTSEAFDIGTIQVGTGAAARVIHVMNEYMAVTDLDGARHACFPDVITTLDTDGQPVSAGHVREGMELSVLRVPKDKIPLSSSITDPSVYPIVEKALGMNFTDYALGREG, from the coding sequence ATGAGACGCTTTCTGACGATGAAGGATGTCGAGGCGGCCGTGGCCGGCGGCTCCGTCTTCGCGGCGGGCGGCGGCGGCTGGGCCGATCACGGCCGCATGCTCGGCACGGCTGCGGTCAATACCGGCAGGCCCGAACTCGTCACCATGGACGAGATTCCCGACGACGCGATCATCGCCACCGCCGCCGCCATCGGCGCGCCGGCCGGCACGACCGAATGGGAGATGTGGGGCATCGACTACGTCAAGGCCGTGCAACTCTTGCAGGAGGCACTGGGCAAGCCGATCTACGGCCTGATCATCGGCCAGAACGGCATGTCGAGCACGCTGAACGCCTGGCTGCCGAGCGCCATCCTCGGTGTGAAGGTGGTCGATGCGGTCGGCGATATCCGCGCCCATCCCACCGGGGACATGGGCTCGATCGGCCTCGCCAACAGCCCGGAAGCGACGATCCAGGTCGCGGTCGGCGGCAATCGCTCGAAGAACCAGTATATCGAGCTGGTGACGCGCGGCGCGACGGCCAAGATCTCGCCGATCCTGCGCACGGCCTCCGACATGTCGGGCGGCTTCATCGCCTCCTGCCGCAATCCCGTTTCGGCGGCCTATGTCCGCAAGAACGCGGCGCTCGGCGGCATCTCGATGGCTCTGGCGCTGGGCGAACGCATCATCGCCGCCAAGCCGAAGGGCGGCGGCGCCGTGATCGACGCGATCTGCGACGAGACCGGCGGCTCGATCATCGCGCGCGGCACCGTCGCCAGGAAGGACGTCCGCTACACCAGCGAAGCCTTCGATATCGGCACGATCCAGGTCGGGACCGGGGCAGCCGCCCGCGTCATCCACGTCATGAACGAATACATGGCGGTGACCGATCTCGATGGCGCGCGCCATGCCTGCTTCCCGGACGTGATCACCACACTCGACACCGACGGCCAGCCGGTCAGTGCCGGCCATGTCCGTGAAGGCATGGAACTTTCGGTGCTGCGCGTGCCCAAGGACAAGATCCCGCTGAGCTCAAGTATCACCGACCCCAGCGTCTACCCGATCGTCGAGAAGGCGCTCGGCATGAACTTCACCGACTACGCGCTCGGCCGCGAAGGCTAG
- a CDS encoding mandelate racemase/muconate lactonizing enzyme family protein → MPRIEAVDFFYLAMPVVTDEADGSQDALLVRVAAGGHVGWGECEAAPLPSIAAFLCPMSHGVCRPVADSVLGQQLESPEDIARIAAAVAYNSMDLLQAPHTFSGVEMALWDILGKMRSEPVWRLLGYVKSHPKTPYASVLFGDTAQETLERARDARRRSFRAAKFGWGPIGQGSVEADAEHFVAAREGLGQDGILLVDTGQIFIEDVERAAARLPAMEKANVLWFEEPFHASALEAYGDLARRSLKVRLAGGEGAHNESMARQLIDYGGIGYVQIDCGRIGGIGPSKAVADYAVAKGVTFVNHTFTSHLALSASLQPYAGLADHEICEYPAMPKPLATAISANHLERNANGQVAAPDAPGLGIEVATAALRGYLQEVEISVGGKRLYSTPRL, encoded by the coding sequence GTGCCCAGGATCGAGGCCGTCGACTTCTTCTACCTTGCCATGCCCGTCGTCACCGACGAGGCCGATGGCAGCCAGGACGCGTTGCTGGTCAGGGTCGCTGCCGGCGGCCATGTCGGATGGGGCGAATGCGAGGCGGCACCGCTGCCCTCCATCGCCGCCTTCCTCTGTCCGATGTCGCATGGCGTCTGCCGGCCGGTCGCCGATTCCGTGCTCGGTCAGCAACTGGAGAGCCCGGAGGACATTGCCCGCATCGCCGCCGCCGTCGCCTATAACTCGATGGACCTGCTGCAGGCGCCGCATACCTTCTCCGGCGTCGAGATGGCCTTGTGGGATATCCTCGGCAAGATGCGCTCCGAGCCGGTCTGGCGCCTGCTCGGTTATGTGAAAAGTCATCCCAAGACGCCCTACGCCTCCGTCCTCTTCGGCGATACGGCGCAGGAAACCCTCGAACGCGCCCGCGACGCCCGCAGGCGCAGCTTTCGTGCCGCCAAGTTCGGCTGGGGGCCGATCGGGCAGGGCAGCGTCGAGGCCGATGCCGAGCATTTCGTCGCCGCCCGCGAGGGACTGGGGCAGGACGGCATCCTGTTGGTCGATACCGGCCAGATCTTCATCGAGGACGTCGAGCGCGCCGCCGCCCGCCTGCCCGCGATGGAGAAGGCGAATGTGCTCTGGTTCGAAGAGCCCTTCCACGCCAGCGCGCTGGAAGCCTATGGCGATCTCGCCAGGCGCAGCCTCAAGGTCCGGCTCGCCGGCGGGGAGGGGGCCCATAATGAATCCATGGCGCGGCAGCTCATCGATTACGGCGGCATCGGCTATGTCCAGATCGATTGCGGCCGGATCGGCGGCATCGGCCCGTCCAAGGCGGTGGCGGATTACGCGGTCGCGAAGGGCGTGACCTTCGTCAATCACACCTTCACCTCGCATCTCGCCTTGTCCGCCTCGCTCCAGCCCTATGCCGGCTTGGCCGATCACGAGATCTGCGAATATCCGGCCATGCCCAAGCCGCTCGCCACAGCGATCTCGGCCAATCATCTGGAGCGCAACGCGAACGGGCAGGTCGCAGCACCCGACGCGCCCGGCCTCGGCATCGAGGTCGCGACCGCGGCGCTGCGCGGCTATCTGCAGGAGGTCGAGATCTCCGTCGGCGGCAAACGGCTCTACAGCACCCCGCGGCTCTAG
- a CDS encoding dihydrodipicolinate synthase family protein, translated as MALLDETAKGVYVIAVTPFTETGALDLESTDRMVDFYLEKGATGLTVLGMMGEAPKLTADESRIFVRRVLKRVDGRVPVVAGVSAAGFAAMAELSESVMGDGAAGVMVAPPSNLRTDDQIVSYYAMVAETLGARTPFVLQDFPLVTQVQITPAVILKIVAAHPSCVMLKHEDWPGLAKISALRAASDQGSRRISILVGNGGMFLPEELSRGADGAMTGFAYPEMMVDVWKAHAAGNVERAHDLFDAYLPLARYEQQPGPGLAIRKYTLAKRGAIASATLRKPGGVLSKIDIADIERLIARQERRLKEIG; from the coding sequence ATGGCTCTGCTCGACGAAACCGCGAAGGGTGTCTACGTCATCGCGGTGACGCCCTTCACCGAGACCGGTGCGCTCGATCTCGAAAGCACCGACCGCATGGTCGATTTCTATCTGGAGAAGGGTGCCACCGGCCTCACCGTGCTCGGCATGATGGGTGAGGCGCCAAAGCTGACGGCGGACGAATCCCGCATCTTCGTGCGCCGCGTGCTGAAGCGGGTGGATGGCCGCGTACCGGTCGTCGCGGGCGTCTCGGCCGCGGGATTCGCCGCGATGGCCGAGCTCAGCGAGAGCGTGATGGGCGACGGCGCGGCCGGCGTCATGGTCGCGCCGCCTTCCAACCTGCGCACCGACGATCAGATCGTCTCCTACTATGCCATGGTCGCCGAGACGCTGGGTGCAAGGACGCCGTTCGTGCTGCAGGATTTCCCGCTGGTTACGCAGGTGCAGATCACGCCTGCCGTGATCCTGAAGATCGTGGCGGCCCATCCGAGCTGCGTCATGCTCAAGCACGAGGATTGGCCGGGCCTCGCCAAGATCTCCGCCCTGCGCGCGGCCAGCGATCAGGGCAGCCGCCGCATCTCGATCCTCGTCGGCAATGGCGGAATGTTCCTGCCGGAGGAACTCTCGCGCGGTGCCGACGGCGCCATGACCGGCTTCGCCTATCCCGAAATGATGGTCGATGTCTGGAAGGCGCATGCCGCCGGAAACGTCGAGCGCGCGCATGATCTCTTCGATGCCTATCTGCCGCTGGCACGCTACGAGCAGCAGCCCGGCCCCGGACTCGCCATCCGCAAATACACGCTGGCGAAGCGTGGTGCGATCGCCTCCGCGACGCTGCGCAAGCCGGGCGGTGTGTTGTCGAAGATCGACATCGCGGATATCGAACGGCTCATCGCGCGGCAGGAGCGGCGCCTGAAGGAGATCGGTTGA
- a CDS encoding amidohydrolase family protein, whose product MSDFDLVLRGNIVLSDRIIEDGYVAVSGGKVGKVGSGTPPSARETQDFRGQWIMPGVIDGQVHSGSQANHEGIGMCSRAAAAGGVTVMVDMPYDEPEPVTSAKLFNEKVAVVERDAHVDVALYATITIENGLHAIPGLVEAGACAFKFSTFEANPTRFPRIGDDTLYEAFKLIEPTGLLCGVHNQDQEMTRRNIARLVEAGDTGPDAFLRAHTPLIENLATARIYEIGAETGARAHAVHVSTSRGFEICNMYKRAGTKATVESCVQYFMLNAEEHGPRFGAKIKHYPPIRPKAESDLLWSHLAAGHCDFISSDHVSWGLEKKGDPMIFKNTSGGPGIETLLPALWTGCEEHGLSPTIVVKQLCEGPAKAFLLADKGRLEAGADADITVLEPGRFIHDPSKSLSAVKWSSMEGREFRVRVAATYVRGQLAWDGKEIRNKAGDGRFLRPAA is encoded by the coding sequence ATGAGCGATTTCGATCTCGTCCTCCGCGGCAATATCGTGCTGTCCGATCGGATCATCGAGGACGGCTATGTTGCCGTGAGCGGCGGCAAGGTCGGGAAGGTTGGCTCCGGCACGCCCCCCTCGGCCCGCGAGACCCAGGATTTCCGCGGCCAGTGGATCATGCCGGGCGTCATCGACGGGCAGGTCCATTCCGGCAGCCAGGCCAATCACGAGGGCATTGGCATGTGCTCGCGGGCGGCGGCCGCCGGCGGTGTCACCGTGATGGTCGACATGCCCTATGACGAGCCGGAGCCCGTCACCAGCGCAAAACTCTTCAACGAGAAGGTCGCGGTGGTCGAGCGCGACGCCCATGTCGATGTCGCGCTCTATGCCACGATCACGATCGAGAACGGCCTGCATGCCATTCCCGGCCTGGTCGAGGCCGGCGCCTGCGCCTTCAAGTTCTCGACCTTCGAGGCCAACCCGACACGTTTTCCCCGCATCGGCGACGATACGCTCTACGAAGCCTTCAAGCTGATCGAGCCGACCGGGTTGCTCTGCGGCGTCCATAACCAGGACCAGGAGATGACCCGGCGCAATATCGCCCGACTGGTCGAGGCCGGCGATACCGGTCCCGACGCCTTCCTGCGCGCCCATACGCCGCTGATCGAGAACCTCGCCACCGCCCGCATCTACGAGATCGGCGCCGAGACGGGCGCCCGGGCGCATGCCGTCCATGTCTCGACCTCGCGCGGCTTCGAGATCTGCAACATGTACAAGCGTGCGGGCACCAAGGCGACGGTCGAGAGCTGCGTGCAGTATTTCATGCTCAATGCCGAGGAGCACGGCCCGCGCTTCGGCGCCAAGATCAAGCACTACCCGCCGATCCGCCCGAAGGCCGAGAGCGACCTGCTCTGGAGCCATCTCGCCGCCGGCCATTGCGACTTCATCTCGTCCGACCACGTCTCCTGGGGGCTGGAGAAGAAGGGCGATCCGATGATCTTCAAGAACACCTCGGGCGGGCCTGGCATCGAGACCCTGTTGCCGGCGCTTTGGACCGGCTGCGAGGAGCACGGGCTCTCGCCGACCATCGTGGTGAAGCAGCTCTGCGAGGGGCCGGCCAAGGCCTTCCTGCTCGCCGACAAGGGCAGGCTCGAAGCCGGCGCCGATGCCGACATCACCGTGCTGGAGCCCGGCCGCTTCATCCATGATCCGAGCAAGAGCCTGTCGGCGGTGAAGTGGAGCTCGATGGAAGGTCGCGAATTCCGCGTCCGCGTCGCGGCGACCTATGTCCGCGGCCAGCTCGCCTGGGACGGCAAGGAAATCCGCAACAAGGCCGGCGACGGCCGTTTCCTGCGTCCGGCGGCGTAA